One segment of Bacillus alkalisoli DNA contains the following:
- a CDS encoding branched-chain amino acid ABC transporter permease, with amino-acid sequence MSSVLRLQQIPRYKLVLAMIVAGLFAFPFVNDSRTLLIMFTQIFIFAAFAMSYDILLGYSGIVSFGHAMFFGIGAYTVGVSLKTFGPSIQVVLFAAFITIIFTSIVSFLLGILTLRLKSHFFAMLTLAVSSLFVVLAEKWRSVTMGNDGFTFVIPELFRDRMMFYLVALSFMVIIFLILKRFTESPMGRVLQAIRENESRVESLGFKIMHYKVTANIVAGVVAGLAGILYGMSLRFVNTSVLSVQLTLDALLITIIGGVGTLFGSIVGAALIEFAKHGLMDLAKVHWIFERWIILFGSIFILVVMFFPKGIVGTTINWWAKYQYKKAGKQLMKDQTINKDL; translated from the coding sequence ATGAGTAGTGTATTGCGCCTACAACAAATTCCTCGTTACAAGCTAGTATTAGCGATGATTGTAGCTGGATTATTTGCCTTTCCATTTGTTAATGATTCTAGAACATTACTAATAATGTTTACACAAATTTTTATCTTTGCGGCTTTTGCGATGAGTTATGATATTTTACTAGGTTACTCTGGTATCGTTTCGTTCGGGCATGCCATGTTTTTTGGTATAGGAGCGTATACGGTAGGAGTTAGTTTGAAAACCTTTGGACCTAGTATACAAGTCGTTTTGTTTGCTGCATTCATTACGATTATTTTCACTTCTATTGTCAGCTTTTTATTAGGAATTCTTACTTTGCGATTAAAAAGTCATTTCTTTGCGATGTTAACGCTAGCGGTATCCAGCTTGTTTGTCGTCTTAGCGGAAAAGTGGCGTTCTGTAACGATGGGAAATGATGGTTTTACGTTTGTAATCCCGGAACTATTCCGTGACCGGATGATGTTTTATCTTGTTGCATTGTCATTTATGGTGATTATTTTCTTAATATTAAAGCGATTCACAGAGTCTCCAATGGGGCGTGTTCTACAAGCAATACGAGAAAATGAATCCCGAGTAGAATCGCTTGGGTTTAAGATTATGCATTATAAAGTAACGGCCAACATTGTAGCGGGAGTTGTTGCTGGTTTGGCTGGGATTTTATACGGAATGAGTCTGCGGTTTGTCAACACGTCTGTACTCTCTGTTCAACTTACCCTAGATGCACTTTTAATAACGATTATTGGTGGGGTAGGAACATTATTTGGATCGATTGTTGGAGCGGCACTCATTGAATTTGCTAAGCACGGATTAATGGATTTAGCAAAAGTACATTGGATTTTTGAGAGATGGATTATCCTATTTGGGTCAATATTTATATTAGTAGTCATGTTCTTCCCAAAAGGAATTGTCGGGACAACAATAAACTGGTGGGCAAAATATCAGTATAAAAAAGCTGGAAAACAACTGATGAAAGATCAAACGATTAATAAAGACCTGTAG
- a CDS encoding branched-chain amino acid ABC transporter permease, giving the protein MEQFISITINGLATGMLIFLLAAGLTLIFGLMDVLNFAHGALFLWGAYAGIWAFVNSGSYIVGVIAAIVAGVALGYLLERFIIKPVYGNHIQQILITLGAMLVLSELVKVVWGPNIMVAPYPSWLQGSWEIGNILLIKYRLFIIGVGLLVFIGLLFLLNKTKIGLIVRAGVINKEMVQALGINIRKIFLFVFMLGSGMAGLAGLLFGPYSGVIYAEIGLEYGILAFIVVIIGGMGSVLGSMLAAVLVGVLGAYAAFFLPEISLTVNFLIMIAILVFRPSGLMGMKEAVK; this is encoded by the coding sequence ATGGAACAGTTTATTAGTATAACAATAAACGGATTGGCTACCGGTATGTTAATCTTTTTACTTGCAGCTGGATTAACTTTAATTTTTGGACTAATGGATGTTTTAAATTTTGCTCACGGTGCCTTGTTTTTATGGGGAGCATACGCTGGGATATGGGCATTTGTGAATAGTGGGAGCTATATCGTTGGAGTAATAGCAGCTATTGTAGCTGGTGTTGCACTTGGATATTTACTAGAGCGTTTTATTATCAAGCCAGTTTACGGTAATCACATACAACAAATTCTTATAACACTTGGTGCCATGCTCGTATTAAGTGAACTCGTAAAAGTTGTATGGGGGCCAAACATTATGGTAGCGCCTTACCCAAGTTGGTTGCAGGGAAGTTGGGAGATTGGAAATATACTACTTATTAAATATCGACTGTTTATTATTGGAGTAGGGCTATTAGTATTTATTGGTCTTTTATTCTTATTAAATAAAACGAAGATAGGATTAATTGTTCGCGCAGGTGTAATAAACAAGGAAATGGTGCAAGCATTAGGTATTAATATACGTAAAATCTTTCTATTTGTATTTATGCTTGGATCAGGGATGGCAGGACTAGCTGGTCTACTATTTGGACCATATTCAGGAGTAATCTATGCTGAAATTGGTTTAGAGTACGGAATATTAGCTTTCATCGTAGTTATTATAGGTGGAATGGGAAGTGTGTTAGGTTCTATGCTAGCAGCAGTGCTTGTAGGAGTGTTAGGTGCTTATGCAGCCTTTTTTCTACCAGAAATTTCCCTTACCGTAAACTTTCTTATCATGATCGCCATATTAGTCTTTAGACCATCTGGCTTAATGGGAATGAAGGAGGCGGTTAAATGA
- a CDS encoding ABC transporter ATP-binding protein produces MTLLKVDQIQTYIQQYHILQGVSFEVKEGEVTVLLGRNGAGKTTTLRSIMGLNPVKEGTIQFKGNDIHRLSTHKIASLGIGYVPEDQGIFGSLTVEENMKVAMKNKDDGTLERLDWILNLFPDLKKFWKKNGGHLSGGQKQMLSIARAYVNDNSLLLIDEPSKGLAPIVVEKVMESIMQMKEKTTVVLVEQNFVMASTIGDHFYIIDDGVSKHEGKMTELKDNEELKRHYLGIA; encoded by the coding sequence TTGACGCTTCTTAAAGTAGATCAAATTCAAACATATATCCAACAATACCATATTTTACAAGGTGTATCGTTTGAAGTAAAAGAAGGAGAAGTAACGGTCCTTCTAGGTAGAAACGGTGCAGGTAAAACGACGACGTTAAGGTCTATTATGGGTTTAAACCCAGTGAAGGAAGGTACCATACAATTTAAAGGGAACGATATTCATCGTTTATCAACGCACAAAATAGCAAGTTTAGGGATTGGATACGTACCGGAAGATCAAGGTATATTTGGTAGTTTAACAGTCGAGGAAAATATGAAAGTTGCGATGAAGAACAAAGATGATGGAACACTCGAAAGGCTTGACTGGATTTTAAATCTTTTTCCAGATTTAAAGAAGTTTTGGAAAAAGAATGGTGGTCATTTAAGTGGAGGTCAAAAACAAATGCTTTCCATAGCTAGAGCATATGTAAATGACAACAGCCTATTACTAATTGATGAGCCTAGCAAAGGATTAGCTCCTATCGTCGTTGAGAAAGTAATGGAATCTATTATGCAAATGAAAGAGAAAACAACAGTCGTTTTAGTGGAGCAAAACTTTGTGATGGCAAGTACAATTGGGGATCATTTTTACATTATAGACGATGGTGTATCTAAACATGAAGGTAAAATGACAGAGTTGAAAGATAATGAAGAGTTGAAACGTCACTATTTAGGCATTGCCTAG
- a CDS encoding ABC transporter ATP-binding protein, with protein sequence MDIILETKGLTIKFGGHVAVNNVSIQIERNQLKSIIGPNGAGKTTFFNMLSGQLKPSDGTVMYKGKDITSLSPTARTRLGIGRSFQITNVFPQLSCHENVRLAVQSQFGVRYNLIKHFTQYKEINQKTEELLSTVMLDNKANELAVNLAHGEKRKLEIAMLLALESEVLLLDEPTAGMSLEEVPMILDVIRKIRDDRNRTIILIEHKMDMVLDLSDSIMVLFHGSLLADGDPNEIMKNEQVQSAYLGGLSIDAS encoded by the coding sequence ATGGACATAATTTTAGAAACAAAAGGCTTAACTATAAAATTCGGTGGGCATGTTGCGGTAAATAATGTTTCCATTCAAATTGAGCGAAACCAGTTGAAATCTATTATTGGGCCAAATGGAGCAGGGAAGACAACTTTTTTCAATATGCTTAGTGGGCAATTAAAACCTTCGGATGGAACTGTTATGTATAAAGGGAAAGACATTACTTCCCTCTCCCCAACAGCGAGGACGCGTTTAGGAATAGGACGCTCCTTTCAAATTACAAATGTATTCCCGCAACTTTCATGTCACGAAAATGTTCGCCTTGCTGTACAGTCTCAGTTTGGCGTTCGATATAACTTAATAAAACATTTTACACAATACAAAGAAATAAACCAAAAAACAGAAGAACTGTTAAGTACGGTGATGTTAGATAATAAGGCGAATGAACTTGCTGTTAACCTTGCGCATGGAGAAAAGCGCAAGCTGGAAATAGCGATGCTTTTAGCTTTAGAGAGTGAAGTGCTTTTATTAGACGAACCAACAGCAGGTATGTCCTTAGAGGAAGTACCTATGATTCTAGATGTCATTAGAAAAATAAGAGACGACCGAAACCGGACAATTATATTAATTGAACATAAGATGGACATGGTTTTAGATTTGTCCGATAGCATTATGGTGTTATTCCACGGTAGTTTGTTAGCGGATGGAGACCCTAATGAAATTATGAAAAACGAACAAGTTCAATCAGCATATTTAGGAGGGCTGTCCATTGACGCTTCTTAA
- a CDS encoding substrate-binding domain-containing protein: MRKKQWLGWVGVVLALFMLVACSSNDTSTDGDKKPADGEKEVIKIGLLTSVTGALEAYGAQTIKGFELGLEYATGGTMEVAGKKIEFIIEDTETKPDVAVQKATRLLEDHKVDFIVGSSSSGDTLAVLPLMEEYKKIMVVEPAVADSIIGENWNKYIFRTGRSSSQDAIAGAAAIAKEGVKIATLAQDNAFGRDGVSAFVRTAESLGADVVHEEYGDPAGVDFAANIQRIINAEPDYLFVIWAGANSPWGQLNDMKVQERGIKLSTGAPDIAALYTMEAVIGMQGFTVYHHTLPNNEINDWLVEEHQKRHNGQMPDLFTPGGFASAMAIVQALKDTNGSTDTDLLIEKMEGMTFDTPKGPMTFRPEDHQALQTMYAITLEKVDGFDYPVPVLVRELSPEESAPPIMNKR, translated from the coding sequence ATGAGAAAGAAACAATGGCTAGGGTGGGTAGGAGTTGTTTTAGCACTATTTATGTTAGTAGCATGTAGTTCAAATGATACATCTACGGATGGAGATAAAAAACCGGCAGATGGGGAAAAAGAAGTAATTAAAATTGGTTTATTAACATCTGTTACAGGTGCGCTTGAAGCATATGGAGCCCAAACAATTAAAGGATTTGAGCTTGGTTTGGAATATGCAACTGGTGGAACGATGGAAGTAGCAGGGAAGAAAATTGAATTCATTATTGAGGATACAGAAACGAAACCAGATGTTGCCGTACAAAAAGCAACTAGATTACTAGAAGATCATAAAGTAGATTTTATCGTTGGATCTTCTTCATCGGGTGACACGCTAGCGGTACTACCACTAATGGAAGAATATAAAAAGATTATGGTAGTAGAGCCAGCGGTGGCAGACAGTATTATTGGAGAAAACTGGAACAAATATATTTTCCGTACTGGTCGTAGTTCTTCTCAAGATGCTATTGCTGGAGCAGCTGCTATTGCTAAAGAAGGGGTGAAAATAGCTACATTAGCACAGGACAATGCATTCGGACGTGATGGAGTTAGTGCGTTTGTTAGAACAGCTGAAAGTTTAGGAGCAGATGTTGTGCATGAAGAATATGGAGACCCAGCTGGAGTAGACTTTGCAGCAAACATTCAACGTATTATAAATGCTGAGCCGGATTATTTGTTTGTTATTTGGGCAGGAGCAAACTCTCCTTGGGGTCAGCTTAATGATATGAAAGTACAAGAAAGAGGAATTAAGCTTTCTACAGGTGCTCCAGATATCGCTGCACTTTACACAATGGAAGCGGTAATAGGAATGCAAGGCTTTACCGTATACCATCATACATTACCAAACAACGAAATTAACGATTGGTTAGTAGAAGAGCACCAAAAACGTCATAACGGACAAATGCCAGATTTATTTACACCAGGTGGATTTGCTTCGGCGATGGCTATTGTTCAAGCATTAAAAGATACAAATGGTTCTACGGACACAGATCTTTTAATTGAAAAAATGGAAGGAATGACATTTGATACGCCAAAAGGACCTATGACATTCCGTCCAGAAGATCATCAAGCGTTGCAAACGATGTATGCGATTACTTTAGAAAAAGTAGATGGCTTTGACTATCCGGTGCCAGTTTTAGTACGTGAACTTTCTCCAGAAGAGAGTGCACCACCAATTATGAATAAAAGATAA
- a CDS encoding BTAD domain-containing putative transcriptional regulator: MIKNIPIVKTKFTPPVIKETNIHRKHVMKKLQSFEQYKMTLIHSGPGYGKSTLIANWLTNQEKKYCWYTITPLENHFSHFFIHIISAIQHTYPNFGQRLLEYVHSESAITLEREVSYLCTEFINELYKIRETFILVLDDFHTMESSKVIESFVLFFIEHLPKHVHFVLSSRIRPKWDLFTKLLVHGDMLELTETDLTFTEEEVEVLFTDSYQMEMTMKDVLEIMKRTEGWIIAIQMIWQQMKLNGNVLFHHWEDQTREELFRYLALEIFTNQPDETKYFLISTSIIDDLHINMIEDVLDIKYATTYLNELLNQNLFIYQVGINQYRYHALFKDFLEKQLRMNVPLFQLLHSKMGMYYEQKGEQERAIYHYLQMENTDKVGSLLEVHGQSMLKGGKIDYLAEVIDRLPTSIKGKYPIVYFVEGEINRYLCHYEKAFTCYDQLLENAQYIKEKRLESLGNEGKAKIFLDTIQPAKASSYLARAIMLMEGKEEDENRIIHLYSLMAENLVNLGKAKEAETWLKKCREVKSAFEKIELEARQYLRTGKLEKAKQLLEINKGNLVQENRLSQSHRETDLILSIVYSYMGDAERAKRLAETGILRGANRKSPFVEACGWIRMGHAVQIQRRYDTKLAIKCYETALTLMDEINMSRGKSEAYMGLCVLYGRIGEYELAIKAGRMALEEPNRVKDVWLSSYIHLALGIAHYYNDNFTMAEKELALSEEGFTECHCAYGKMVNHYWLSNLANVTKNKELSTMYLKRFIQEQEEFPFFLKTLTLFGPKDIQEMIPMFISAKKEVGYTLERLLNQLGFQDLSFHPGYTLKVETLGDFQIWLGQRKVLDKEWKREKAKEMFQLFVTNNNKLLSKEEIVYHLWGEQDEEAAARDFKVALNALNKVLEPERKPRETPFFILRDGTRYGINKNAGVEIDAYQFKELVEKGLDERSRAVSKNKLEEGLALYKGEYLPARRYEDWCTECKEELSIHYLHGAEKLAQIYVAEENFETAISLCEKIVKLDSCWEEAYRLLMYCHYRKNNRSYAIRIFEKCKKHLKEELGVEPMESTVRVLDLLRESVSANNVV, from the coding sequence ATGATTAAAAATATACCGATTGTGAAAACGAAGTTTACGCCTCCTGTAATAAAAGAAACCAATATACATAGAAAGCATGTAATGAAAAAGTTACAAAGCTTTGAGCAATATAAAATGACACTCATTCACTCTGGCCCCGGTTACGGTAAGAGTACCTTAATCGCAAATTGGCTAACAAACCAAGAGAAAAAATATTGCTGGTATACCATTACACCTCTAGAAAATCATTTTTCTCATTTCTTCATTCATATCATCTCTGCTATTCAGCATACATATCCTAATTTTGGTCAACGGCTTCTGGAATACGTTCATTCAGAATCTGCCATTACACTTGAAAGAGAAGTGTCTTATCTTTGTACGGAGTTTATTAACGAGTTATATAAAATAAGGGAAACGTTTATTTTAGTGCTAGATGACTTTCATACAATGGAGAGTTCGAAAGTTATAGAGAGTTTTGTTTTATTTTTCATTGAACATCTTCCAAAACATGTGCACTTTGTCTTATCTAGTAGGATCAGGCCAAAATGGGACCTGTTCACAAAGCTATTAGTTCATGGAGATATGCTTGAACTAACGGAAACAGACCTTACTTTTACAGAAGAAGAAGTGGAAGTGTTATTTACTGATAGTTATCAAATGGAAATGACGATGAAAGATGTATTGGAAATAATGAAACGAACAGAAGGCTGGATTATTGCAATTCAGATGATCTGGCAACAAATGAAATTAAATGGAAATGTTTTATTCCATCATTGGGAAGACCAGACAAGGGAAGAGTTATTTAGATATTTAGCGTTAGAAATCTTCACGAATCAACCAGATGAAACAAAATATTTTTTAATATCAACGAGTATAATAGATGATTTACATATTAATATGATTGAAGATGTATTAGATATAAAATATGCCACAACTTACTTAAATGAGCTATTGAACCAAAACTTATTTATCTATCAAGTCGGTATAAATCAGTATCGATATCATGCCCTATTTAAAGATTTTTTAGAAAAGCAATTAAGGATGAATGTACCGTTATTCCAATTGCTGCATTCGAAAATGGGTATGTACTATGAACAAAAAGGCGAGCAAGAGCGGGCAATATATCATTATTTGCAGATGGAGAATACTGATAAAGTAGGAAGTCTATTAGAGGTACATGGACAAAGCATGTTGAAAGGCGGGAAAATCGATTATCTAGCAGAAGTAATTGATCGATTGCCAACATCGATAAAAGGGAAATATCCTATTGTTTATTTCGTAGAAGGAGAAATTAACCGATATTTATGTCATTACGAGAAAGCGTTTACATGCTATGACCAATTATTAGAAAATGCTCAGTATATAAAAGAAAAACGGTTAGAAAGTTTAGGGAACGAAGGAAAAGCAAAAATATTTTTAGATACAATCCAACCCGCAAAAGCTAGTAGCTATTTAGCTAGAGCAATCATGTTAATGGAAGGGAAAGAAGAAGACGAGAATAGAATCATTCATCTATATAGCTTGATGGCCGAAAATTTAGTGAACCTTGGAAAAGCGAAAGAAGCGGAAACGTGGTTAAAAAAATGCAGAGAAGTAAAGAGTGCGTTTGAAAAGATAGAGCTTGAAGCAAGACAATATTTACGTACGGGGAAACTAGAAAAGGCAAAGCAATTGTTAGAAATTAATAAAGGAAATTTAGTACAAGAAAATAGACTTTCTCAATCTCATAGAGAAACAGATTTAATCTTGTCCATTGTCTATTCCTATATGGGAGATGCAGAAAGGGCAAAGCGTTTAGCGGAGACAGGTATATTAAGGGGAGCGAACCGAAAGTCTCCTTTTGTAGAGGCATGTGGTTGGATAAGAATGGGACATGCTGTACAAATACAAAGAAGATATGATACGAAATTGGCAATAAAATGTTATGAAACGGCATTAACTTTAATGGATGAAATTAATATGTCGCGAGGTAAATCCGAGGCATATATGGGTCTATGCGTTTTGTATGGAAGAATTGGAGAATATGAACTTGCTATTAAAGCCGGAAGAATGGCTTTAGAAGAACCTAACCGAGTGAAAGATGTATGGTTATCTTCTTATATACATTTAGCGTTAGGAATTGCCCATTACTACAATGATAATTTTACAATGGCAGAAAAAGAATTGGCACTAAGTGAAGAAGGATTTACAGAGTGTCACTGTGCTTACGGTAAAATGGTTAATCATTATTGGCTAAGTAATTTAGCTAATGTAACGAAAAATAAGGAACTATCCACTATGTATTTAAAAAGATTTATACAAGAACAAGAGGAGTTTCCTTTCTTTTTGAAAACGCTTACTCTCTTTGGGCCAAAAGATATTCAAGAAATGATACCGATGTTTATTAGTGCGAAAAAAGAAGTGGGGTATACTCTAGAACGACTATTGAATCAGTTAGGTTTTCAAGACCTTTCGTTTCACCCTGGTTATACCCTTAAAGTGGAAACACTTGGGGATTTTCAGATTTGGTTAGGGCAAAGAAAAGTGTTAGACAAAGAGTGGAAACGAGAAAAGGCTAAAGAAATGTTTCAACTTTTTGTTACAAACAATAACAAGCTACTATCGAAAGAGGAAATTGTCTATCATTTGTGGGGGGAGCAAGACGAAGAGGCTGCTGCAAGAGATTTTAAAGTTGCATTAAATGCATTGAACAAAGTGTTAGAACCAGAGCGAAAACCAAGGGAAACTCCTTTCTTTATTTTGAGAGATGGTACTAGGTATGGGATTAATAAAAATGCTGGAGTAGAGATTGATGCCTACCAATTTAAAGAATTAGTGGAAAAAGGATTGGATGAGCGATCAAGAGCGGTTTCAAAAAATAAATTAGAAGAAGGGCTTGCCCTTTATAAAGGAGAGTACTTACCAGCTCGTCGCTATGAAGATTGGTGTACAGAATGTAAAGAAGAACTGTCAATACATTATTTACATGGAGCAGAGAAGTTAGCACAAATTTATGTAGCGGAAGAAAACTTTGAAACGGCAATTTCATTATGTGAAAAGATTGTTAAGCTGGATAGTTGCTGGGAAGAAGCTTACCGTTTATTAATGTATTGTCATTACAGAAAAAATAATAGATCTTATGCTATAAGAATTTTTGAAAAATGTAAAAAGCATTTAAAAGAGGAACTGGGAGTGGAGCCAATGGAGTCCACGGTGAGGGTGCTTGACTTATTAAGAGAATCGGTATCAGCAAATAACGTTGTATAA
- a CDS encoding NAD(P)/FAD-dependent oxidoreductase encodes MEKKVKLAVNGGISFGAKLTSKQLLVLASYMKEEDEIELTTFQQLYIDVLESEVEEAKRAFEEVGLVCYPVGNFVKSLRTCNFCKGAEEEGMPIAIELNRRIAGKPVPFTVRPAYTGCPTACGEPLVNDIGVIKMKDHYDLYVGGKAKGKDARTGELFAEGLTEKDLYKTVETLLDIYATNGKKREVLAKFVNRFGFEELKTAVNNA; translated from the coding sequence TTGGAGAAAAAAGTAAAGCTCGCAGTCAATGGGGGAATTAGTTTTGGTGCGAAGTTAACTAGTAAACAATTATTGGTACTAGCTAGTTATATGAAGGAAGAAGATGAAATAGAGTTAACAACCTTTCAACAACTATATATCGACGTTTTGGAAAGTGAAGTAGAAGAAGCAAAACGTGCTTTTGAAGAAGTAGGATTAGTATGTTACCCTGTTGGCAACTTTGTAAAAAGCTTAAGAACGTGTAACTTTTGTAAAGGTGCAGAAGAAGAAGGTATGCCGATTGCAATTGAGTTGAACCGCCGTATCGCAGGAAAGCCTGTACCATTTACGGTACGACCGGCATATACTGGCTGCCCTACAGCATGTGGCGAGCCGCTAGTAAATGATATCGGTGTTATTAAAATGAAAGATCATTACGACCTATATGTTGGGGGAAAAGCGAAAGGTAAAGATGCAAGGACAGGAGAGCTTTTCGCTGAGGGGTTAACAGAAAAAGACCTATACAAAACAGTCGAAACACTACTTGATATTTATGCTACAAATGGGAAAAAACGAGAAGTGTTAGCGAAGTTTGTGAATCGATTTGGATTCGAAGAACTAAAAACGGCAGTGAATAACGCATAA